Proteins encoded together in one Plasmodium brasilianum strain Bolivian I chromosome 6, whole genome shotgun sequence window:
- a CDS encoding cell division control protein 6 produces the protein MKVNNATINLNNTMTKENKNRHKLNVNSSDANEKKKNEKEAALVNVHHNNEDKNNNTNNKQVNAHNKETVNSKDVNKNGVIKYKEKSIDTNTIEDKIEKIEDSLSKLDEIEKKIVDDIYDCEKFIEFYEKSKSLLDSKDFNSDVGREEEIEQIRKILKRCSKNLDGEGIFLTGPSGQGKTYSIFYIIKEIEKEKEKEKEEKRKKKENTVTGNYKNVDSSYFYVSCSNSQKPYDIFVDILQQIIKKDKKTILNNVKQKYNLNGLEEVKKLFIYYTSKLNNLKIIIVDELDFIAIKNVRMELKTKNVSKTYNEDVVKALFECVQSSKCKIILVGIANSLDLIKDYTHMKINQIIYKPYNEKQFMNIIRNKLNTLEDEFVNKIFKGVSLNIHVRQISNRNGDIRSCFDAILRVFLDKRSDLEERKKNLIKLREEVMMNKIFNRQEKRNLFLLLNDPEEDQSTDVMNENEDSSSEDDTDLEVPTKKRKQKGIQMVEAEEKEEVNEVDGVQSHVLNENSPNCRTTKRAKLDMKNNTHYRSGCSHDEKEDDNFYLNNNVTPLSTIQDYEKENKFHKNAKDLKFTDFKNEFSIGYDTLKKEIIKIQNNNETLSDILIRKNFNANDNESFYNFNEYTPKQCYESPFKVLYKNEIDSEEIPHFKDKQDILKNINIEKLLSFDTIIDNQIKNIEKKYQDYSTTANSNAVIISDIKKITDKIPLEEHKDILFKIKSLPLIQKICLYASCNVVVNDSHLNSDEENDISGNNKCQSKSKSQIIEITYADIQKGFRNLCSTLSETSYIKDILEGNTIDQAIEHFEELGILTNCKKNQKFKEKKSVVKVPKGLTPRFANIKNNKNFSSQNKLNSIYQFNLPVCVIKQTLKEISSILSSFDGNSQF, from the coding sequence ATGAAAGTCAACAATGCTACCATAAATTTGAACAATACAATGacaaaggaaaataaaaacagacacaaattaaatgtaaaCTCGAGTGATGcaaacgaaaaaaagaagaacgAAAAAGAAGCCGCACTAGTAAATGTACATCATAATAATGAAGACAAGAATAATAacacaaataataaacaagTGAACGCACACAATAAAGAAACAGTAAATAGCAAagatgtaaataaaaatggggtaataaaatataaagagaaaTCGATAGATACTAATACGATAGAagataaaattgaaaaaatagaagattCATTGAGTAAATTAGacgaaatagaaaaaaaaatcgttGATGACATATATGATTGtgaaaaatttatagaattttatgaaaaatctAAATCTCTCCTAGACTCTAAAGATTTTAACAGCGATGTAGGAAGAGAAGAAGAAATAGaacaaattagaaaaatattgaaaaggTGCTCAAAGAATTTAGATGGTGAAGGAATATTCCTAACGGGGCCTAGTGGTCAAGGAAAAACCTACagcatattttatatcattaaagaaatagaaaaagaaaaggaaaaagaaaaagaggaaaaaaggaagaaaaaagaaaacacaGTAACGGGGAATTACAAAAACGTGGATTCTTCCTACTTCTATGTATCATGTTCTAATAGCCAAAAGCcatatgatatatttgtTGATATATTACAACAGATAATAaagaaagataaaaagaCAATTCTGAATAATGTAAAACAaaagtataatttaaatggCTTAGAGGAAGTGAAAAagttattcatatattatacaagtaaattaaataatttaaaaataataattgtcGATGAACTAGATTTTATTGCAATCAAAAATGTGAGAATGGAattaaaaacgaaaaatgtGTCTAAAACTTATAATGAGGACGTAGTTAAAGCTCTATTTGAATGTGTTCAAAGTTCTAAGTGTAAAATAATCCTAGTAGGTATTGCAAATAGTTTGgatttaataaaagattATACGCACATGAAAATTAatcaaattatttataaaccATATAACGAAAAGCAGTTTATGAAcattataagaaataaattaaacacTTTGGAAGATgaatttgttaataaaatttttaaaggaGTATCGTTGAATATACATGTTAGGCAAATATCTAATAGAAATGGAGATATTAGATCATGTTTTGATGCAATTTTAAGGGTCTTCTTAGATAAAAGATCAGATTTagaagagagaaaaaaaaatttaattaaattgaGAGAGGAAGTCATgatgaataaaattttcaatagaCAAGAGAAAAggaatttatttcttttgctGAATGATCCGGAGGAGGATCAATCAACGGACGTGATGAACGAAAATGAAGATTCTTCCAGCGAAGATGATACCGACTTAGAAGTCCCTACaaagaaaaggaaacaaAAAGGCATCCAAATGGTGGAAgcagaagaaaaagaagaagtaaACGAAGTAGACGGCGTACAATCCCACGTACTGAATGAGAACAGTCCAAATTGCAGAACAACCAAAAGGGCGAAGCTAGATATGAAGAACAACACCCATTATAGAAGCGGTTGCAGTCATGATGAAAAGGAAGATGACAATTTTTACCTTAACAATAATGTAACGCCTTTATCAACCATTCAAgattatgaaaaagaaaataagttccataaaaatgcaaaagatttaaaattcacagattttaaaaatgaattttccATTGGATATGATACACTAAAAAAAGagattattaaaatacaaaataataatgaaacgTTAAGTGATATAttgataagaaaaaattttaacgcAAATGATAATGAATCTTTTTATAACTTTAATGAGTATACACCTAAACAGTGTTATGAAAGTCCATTTAaggtattatataaaaatgaaatagacAGTGAAGAAATACCACATTTCAAAGATAAGcaagatatattaaaaaatataaatattgaaaaattattatcatttgaTACTATAATTgataatcaaataaaaaatatagaaaaaaaataccaaGATTATTCTACTACTGCTAATAGCAATGCAGTAATTATTtcagatataaaaaaaattaccgACAAAATTCCGTTAGAAGAACATAAAGATATCCTATTCAAAATAAAGAGTCTACCcttaattcaaaaaatatgtttatatgcatCATGTAATGTAGTAGTAAATGATTCACATTTAAATTCAGATGAAGAAAATGACATCTcaggaaataataaatgtcaAAGTAAAAGCAAAAGTCAAATTATCGAAATCACCTATGCTGATATTCAAAAGGGATTCAGAAATTTATGTAGCACCTTATCCGAAACCTCCTATATAAAAGACATATTAGAAGGAAATACCATAGATCAGGCCATTGAACATTTTGAAGAACTTGGTATATTAacaaattgtaaaaaaaatcaaaaattcaaagaaaaaaaaagcgttGTAAAAGTTCCAAAAGGGTTAACACCTAGATTtgctaatataaaaaataataaaaatttctcgtctcaaaacaaattaaattcGATATATCAATTTAATCTTCCAGTTTGTGTTATTAAACAAactttaaaagaaatatccTCTATTCTTTCAAGTTTTGACGGAAACTCTCAATTTTAA